In the Portunus trituberculatus isolate SZX2019 chromosome 21, ASM1759143v1, whole genome shotgun sequence genome, one interval contains:
- the LOC123507265 gene encoding sprouty-related, EVH1 domain-containing protein 2-like isoform X7: MHRCSQIGNYLVRVRAQVMMRDDSTGLWVPMGGGGLSNVSVRKRVIQPDLDDSKHEYLIYGKRISDQTVVLSCTIKKDFEYYKVMPTFHHWKTGDMKFGLTFQTAADARAFDNGVCMAFDDLVEGLNDLPSYRHGLDVEKVFVTVHLPPVEREGPRSSSGSVTTSSSRHTPTVTPIQTPDHPSHPSHYHHHHHHHHHHHYPPPPPPGGGSGVGGVVSVGGVGISTTNTSSTPPNLPATTTGMTQPYPHSHPHPNHHHDYLHHITFLPRPKPPLPPNIKPPDKPIEPEYDHKPENPLDLPPDQDKTNVTVDPSSYVQFEENPRHHYSYPVVEVKPEKRDIASIKKYQNPDLGRGTPSQPMVPPVPTTRRLPKKDKNKRTIKARCKHCQDMFTYDKNSRGSCEYAPDCVRSAIDTLTCITCAQCMLYHCMSDAEGEFAHHPCECGGPGGTADESCGRRWLGLTLLSLLVPCLWCYLPLRACHQGAVACGLCGGRHEAS, encoded by the exons ATGCATAGATGTTCCCAAAT CGGCAACTATTTGGTTCGAGTGCGTGCTCAGGTGATGATGCGTGATGACAGCACAGGTCTTTGGGTGCCCATGGGTGGGGGCGGCCTCTCCAACGTGTCTGTCAGGAAGCGCGTCATCCAGCCCGACCTTGATGACTCCAAGCATGAATATCTCATCTACGGGAAGAGAATATCAGATCAGACT GTAGTACTCAGTTGTACAATAAAGAAGGACTTTGAGTACTACAAAGTGATGCCTACCTTTCACCACTGGAAGACTGGGGACATGAAGTTTGGACTAACATTTCAGACAGCAGCCGATGCAAGAGCTTTTGACAATGGCGTCTGCATGGCTTTCGATGACTTGGTTGAGG GTCTCAATGACTTGCCATCGTACCGCCATGGCCTCGATGTAGAAAAAGTATTTGTG ACGGTCCACCTTCCTCCAGTGGAAAGAGAAGGCCCACGGTCGTCATCGGGGTCggtcaccaccagcagcagccgtCACACACCCACCGTAACTCCCATCCAGACCCCAGACCACCCCTCCCACCcctctcactaccaccaccaccaccatcaccaccaccaccaccactatccaccaccaccaccaccaggaggaggaagtggggtgGGGGGGGTTGTGTCAGTGGGAGGAGTTGGCATTTCCACAACAAACACGTCTTCTACCCCTCCTAACCTACCCGCCACAACGACTGGGATGACTCAACCGTatccacactcacacccacaccccaaccaccaccatgatTACTTGCACCACATCACCTTTCTGCCGAGACCCAAGCCTCCCTTGCCTCCCAATATCAAGCCCCCAGACAAGCCAATAGAACCAGAATATGATCACAAGCCTGAAAACCCTCTTGATCTCCCTCCAGACCAAGACAAAACGAATGTTACTGTAGACCCTTCTTCTTATGTCCAATTCGAAGAAAACCCTCGCCACCACTACAGCTATCCAGTGGTGGAAGTAAAGCCAGAGAAGAGGGACATTGCATCTATCAAGAAATATCAGAATCCAGACCTTGGTAGGGGAACTCCTTCACAACCTATGGTCCCACCTGTTCCTACAACCAGAAGACTACCaaaaaaggataagaacaaAAGGACCATAAAGGCCCGTTGCAAGCATTGCCAAGATATGTTTACCTATGACAAAAATTCACGAGGCAGTTGCGAATATGCCCCAGATTGTGTGCGTTCAGCCATCGACACGCTTACTTGCATCACTTGTGCACAGTGTATGTTGTACCACTGCATGAGTGATGCAGAAGGAGAGTTTGCACACCATCCATGTGAGTGTGGGGGACCTGGAGGCACAGCAGATGAGTCATGTGGGCGGAGGTGGCTGGGATTGACCCTGTTATCCTTGTTGGTGCCATGCTTGTGGTGCTATCTTCCACTACGAGCATGTCACCAGGGTGCTGTTGCTTGCGGCCTGTGTGGTGGAAGACATGAGGCCTCCTGA
- the LOC123507265 gene encoding sprouty-related, EVH1 domain-containing protein 2-like isoform X5, which translates to MKLNAAPPTVGNYLVRVRAQVMMRDDSTGLWVPMGGGGLSNVSVRKRVIQPDLDDSKHEYLIYGKRISDQTVVLSCTIKKDFEYYKVMPTFHHWKTGDMKFGLTFQTAADARAFDNGVCMAFDDLVEGLNDLPSYRHGLDVEKVFVTVHLPPVEREGPRSSSGSVTTSSSRHTPTVTPIQTPDHPSHPSHYHHHHHHHHHHHYPPPPPPGGGSGVGGVVSVGGVGISTTNTSSTPPNLPATTTGMTQPYPHSHPHPNHHHDYLHHITFLPRPKPPLPPNIKPPDKPIEPEYDHKPENPLDLPPDQDKTNVTVDPSSYVQFEENPRHHYSYPVVEVKPEKRDIASIKKYQNPDLGRGTPSQPMVPPVPTTRRLPKKDKNKRTIKARCKHCQDMFTYDKNSRGSCEYAPDCVRSAIDTLTCITCAQCMLYHCMSDAEGEFAHHPCECGGPGGTADESCGRRWLGLTLLSLLVPCLWCYLPLRACHQGAVACGLCGGRHEAS; encoded by the exons CGGCAACTATTTGGTTCGAGTGCGTGCTCAGGTGATGATGCGTGATGACAGCACAGGTCTTTGGGTGCCCATGGGTGGGGGCGGCCTCTCCAACGTGTCTGTCAGGAAGCGCGTCATCCAGCCCGACCTTGATGACTCCAAGCATGAATATCTCATCTACGGGAAGAGAATATCAGATCAGACT GTAGTACTCAGTTGTACAATAAAGAAGGACTTTGAGTACTACAAAGTGATGCCTACCTTTCACCACTGGAAGACTGGGGACATGAAGTTTGGACTAACATTTCAGACAGCAGCCGATGCAAGAGCTTTTGACAATGGCGTCTGCATGGCTTTCGATGACTTGGTTGAGG GTCTCAATGACTTGCCATCGTACCGCCATGGCCTCGATGTAGAAAAAGTATTTGTG ACGGTCCACCTTCCTCCAGTGGAAAGAGAAGGCCCACGGTCGTCATCGGGGTCggtcaccaccagcagcagccgtCACACACCCACCGTAACTCCCATCCAGACCCCAGACCACCCCTCCCACCcctctcactaccaccaccaccaccatcaccaccaccaccaccactatccaccaccaccaccaccaggaggaggaagtggggtgGGGGGGGTTGTGTCAGTGGGAGGAGTTGGCATTTCCACAACAAACACGTCTTCTACCCCTCCTAACCTACCCGCCACAACGACTGGGATGACTCAACCGTatccacactcacacccacaccccaaccaccaccatgatTACTTGCACCACATCACCTTTCTGCCGAGACCCAAGCCTCCCTTGCCTCCCAATATCAAGCCCCCAGACAAGCCAATAGAACCAGAATATGATCACAAGCCTGAAAACCCTCTTGATCTCCCTCCAGACCAAGACAAAACGAATGTTACTGTAGACCCTTCTTCTTATGTCCAATTCGAAGAAAACCCTCGCCACCACTACAGCTATCCAGTGGTGGAAGTAAAGCCAGAGAAGAGGGACATTGCATCTATCAAGAAATATCAGAATCCAGACCTTGGTAGGGGAACTCCTTCACAACCTATGGTCCCACCTGTTCCTACAACCAGAAGACTACCaaaaaaggataagaacaaAAGGACCATAAAGGCCCGTTGCAAGCATTGCCAAGATATGTTTACCTATGACAAAAATTCACGAGGCAGTTGCGAATATGCCCCAGATTGTGTGCGTTCAGCCATCGACACGCTTACTTGCATCACTTGTGCACAGTGTATGTTGTACCACTGCATGAGTGATGCAGAAGGAGAGTTTGCACACCATCCATGTGAGTGTGGGGGACCTGGAGGCACAGCAGATGAGTCATGTGGGCGGAGGTGGCTGGGATTGACCCTGTTATCCTTGTTGGTGCCATGCTTGTGGTGCTATCTTCCACTACGAGCATGTCACCAGGGTGCTGTTGCTTGCGGCCTGTGTGGTGGAAGACATGAGGCCTCCTGA
- the LOC123507265 gene encoding sprouty-related, EVH1 domain-containing protein 2-like isoform X8: MAERFVGNYLVRVRAQVMMRDDSTGLWVPMGGGGLSNVSVRKRVIQPDLDDSKHEYLIYGKRISDQTVVLSCTIKKDFEYYKVMPTFHHWKTGDMKFGLTFQTAADARAFDNGVCMAFDDLVEGLNDLPSYRHGLDVEKVFVTVHLPPVEREGPRSSSGSVTTSSSRHTPTVTPIQTPDHPSHPSHYHHHHHHHHHHHYPPPPPPGGGSGVGGVVSVGGVGISTTNTSSTPPNLPATTTGMTQPYPHSHPHPNHHHDYLHHITFLPRPKPPLPPNIKPPDKPIEPEYDHKPENPLDLPPDQDKTNVTVDPSSYVQFEENPRHHYSYPVVEVKPEKRDIASIKKYQNPDLGRGTPSQPMVPPVPTTRRLPKKDKNKRTIKARCKHCQDMFTYDKNSRGSCEYAPDCVRSAIDTLTCITCAQCMLYHCMSDAEGEFAHHPCECGGPGGTADESCGRRWLGLTLLSLLVPCLWCYLPLRACHQGAVACGLCGGRHEAS, translated from the exons CGGCAACTATTTGGTTCGAGTGCGTGCTCAGGTGATGATGCGTGATGACAGCACAGGTCTTTGGGTGCCCATGGGTGGGGGCGGCCTCTCCAACGTGTCTGTCAGGAAGCGCGTCATCCAGCCCGACCTTGATGACTCCAAGCATGAATATCTCATCTACGGGAAGAGAATATCAGATCAGACT GTAGTACTCAGTTGTACAATAAAGAAGGACTTTGAGTACTACAAAGTGATGCCTACCTTTCACCACTGGAAGACTGGGGACATGAAGTTTGGACTAACATTTCAGACAGCAGCCGATGCAAGAGCTTTTGACAATGGCGTCTGCATGGCTTTCGATGACTTGGTTGAGG GTCTCAATGACTTGCCATCGTACCGCCATGGCCTCGATGTAGAAAAAGTATTTGTG ACGGTCCACCTTCCTCCAGTGGAAAGAGAAGGCCCACGGTCGTCATCGGGGTCggtcaccaccagcagcagccgtCACACACCCACCGTAACTCCCATCCAGACCCCAGACCACCCCTCCCACCcctctcactaccaccaccaccaccatcaccaccaccaccaccactatccaccaccaccaccaccaggaggaggaagtggggtgGGGGGGGTTGTGTCAGTGGGAGGAGTTGGCATTTCCACAACAAACACGTCTTCTACCCCTCCTAACCTACCCGCCACAACGACTGGGATGACTCAACCGTatccacactcacacccacaccccaaccaccaccatgatTACTTGCACCACATCACCTTTCTGCCGAGACCCAAGCCTCCCTTGCCTCCCAATATCAAGCCCCCAGACAAGCCAATAGAACCAGAATATGATCACAAGCCTGAAAACCCTCTTGATCTCCCTCCAGACCAAGACAAAACGAATGTTACTGTAGACCCTTCTTCTTATGTCCAATTCGAAGAAAACCCTCGCCACCACTACAGCTATCCAGTGGTGGAAGTAAAGCCAGAGAAGAGGGACATTGCATCTATCAAGAAATATCAGAATCCAGACCTTGGTAGGGGAACTCCTTCACAACCTATGGTCCCACCTGTTCCTACAACCAGAAGACTACCaaaaaaggataagaacaaAAGGACCATAAAGGCCCGTTGCAAGCATTGCCAAGATATGTTTACCTATGACAAAAATTCACGAGGCAGTTGCGAATATGCCCCAGATTGTGTGCGTTCAGCCATCGACACGCTTACTTGCATCACTTGTGCACAGTGTATGTTGTACCACTGCATGAGTGATGCAGAAGGAGAGTTTGCACACCATCCATGTGAGTGTGGGGGACCTGGAGGCACAGCAGATGAGTCATGTGGGCGGAGGTGGCTGGGATTGACCCTGTTATCCTTGTTGGTGCCATGCTTGTGGTGCTATCTTCCACTACGAGCATGTCACCAGGGTGCTGTTGCTTGCGGCCTGTGTGGTGGAAGACATGAGGCCTCCTGA
- the LOC123507265 gene encoding sprouty-related, EVH1 domain-containing protein 2-like isoform X1: MYAIWQQCKTCRPAGEQKAVVLACSLTSIHKFHPEYGNYLVRVRAQVMMRDDSTGLWVPMGGGGLSNVSVRKRVIQPDLDDSKHEYLIYGKRISDQTVVLSCTIKKDFEYYKVMPTFHHWKTGDMKFGLTFQTAADARAFDNGVCMAFDDLVEGLNDLPSYRHGLDVEKVFVTVHLPPVEREGPRSSSGSVTTSSSRHTPTVTPIQTPDHPSHPSHYHHHHHHHHHHHYPPPPPPGGGSGVGGVVSVGGVGISTTNTSSTPPNLPATTTGMTQPYPHSHPHPNHHHDYLHHITFLPRPKPPLPPNIKPPDKPIEPEYDHKPENPLDLPPDQDKTNVTVDPSSYVQFEENPRHHYSYPVVEVKPEKRDIASIKKYQNPDLGRGTPSQPMVPPVPTTRRLPKKDKNKRTIKARCKHCQDMFTYDKNSRGSCEYAPDCVRSAIDTLTCITCAQCMLYHCMSDAEGEFAHHPCECGGPGGTADESCGRRWLGLTLLSLLVPCLWCYLPLRACHQGAVACGLCGGRHEAS; this comes from the exons CGGCAACTATTTGGTTCGAGTGCGTGCTCAGGTGATGATGCGTGATGACAGCACAGGTCTTTGGGTGCCCATGGGTGGGGGCGGCCTCTCCAACGTGTCTGTCAGGAAGCGCGTCATCCAGCCCGACCTTGATGACTCCAAGCATGAATATCTCATCTACGGGAAGAGAATATCAGATCAGACT GTAGTACTCAGTTGTACAATAAAGAAGGACTTTGAGTACTACAAAGTGATGCCTACCTTTCACCACTGGAAGACTGGGGACATGAAGTTTGGACTAACATTTCAGACAGCAGCCGATGCAAGAGCTTTTGACAATGGCGTCTGCATGGCTTTCGATGACTTGGTTGAGG GTCTCAATGACTTGCCATCGTACCGCCATGGCCTCGATGTAGAAAAAGTATTTGTG ACGGTCCACCTTCCTCCAGTGGAAAGAGAAGGCCCACGGTCGTCATCGGGGTCggtcaccaccagcagcagccgtCACACACCCACCGTAACTCCCATCCAGACCCCAGACCACCCCTCCCACCcctctcactaccaccaccaccaccatcaccaccaccaccaccactatccaccaccaccaccaccaggaggaggaagtggggtgGGGGGGGTTGTGTCAGTGGGAGGAGTTGGCATTTCCACAACAAACACGTCTTCTACCCCTCCTAACCTACCCGCCACAACGACTGGGATGACTCAACCGTatccacactcacacccacaccccaaccaccaccatgatTACTTGCACCACATCACCTTTCTGCCGAGACCCAAGCCTCCCTTGCCTCCCAATATCAAGCCCCCAGACAAGCCAATAGAACCAGAATATGATCACAAGCCTGAAAACCCTCTTGATCTCCCTCCAGACCAAGACAAAACGAATGTTACTGTAGACCCTTCTTCTTATGTCCAATTCGAAGAAAACCCTCGCCACCACTACAGCTATCCAGTGGTGGAAGTAAAGCCAGAGAAGAGGGACATTGCATCTATCAAGAAATATCAGAATCCAGACCTTGGTAGGGGAACTCCTTCACAACCTATGGTCCCACCTGTTCCTACAACCAGAAGACTACCaaaaaaggataagaacaaAAGGACCATAAAGGCCCGTTGCAAGCATTGCCAAGATATGTTTACCTATGACAAAAATTCACGAGGCAGTTGCGAATATGCCCCAGATTGTGTGCGTTCAGCCATCGACACGCTTACTTGCATCACTTGTGCACAGTGTATGTTGTACCACTGCATGAGTGATGCAGAAGGAGAGTTTGCACACCATCCATGTGAGTGTGGGGGACCTGGAGGCACAGCAGATGAGTCATGTGGGCGGAGGTGGCTGGGATTGACCCTGTTATCCTTGTTGGTGCCATGCTTGTGGTGCTATCTTCCACTACGAGCATGTCACCAGGGTGCTGTTGCTTGCGGCCTGTGTGGTGGAAGACATGAGGCCTCCTGA
- the LOC123507265 gene encoding sprouty-related, EVH1 domain-containing protein 2-like isoform X2, whose product MYAIWQQCKTCRPAGEQKAVVLACSLTSIHKFHPEYGNYLVRVRAQVMMRDDSTGLWVPMGGGGLSNVSVRKRVIQPDLDDSKHEYLIYGKRISDQTVVLSCTIKKDFEYYKVMPTFHHWKTGDMKFGLTFQTAADARAFDNGVCMAFDDLVEEKVFVTVHLPPVEREGPRSSSGSVTTSSSRHTPTVTPIQTPDHPSHPSHYHHHHHHHHHHHYPPPPPPGGGSGVGGVVSVGGVGISTTNTSSTPPNLPATTTGMTQPYPHSHPHPNHHHDYLHHITFLPRPKPPLPPNIKPPDKPIEPEYDHKPENPLDLPPDQDKTNVTVDPSSYVQFEENPRHHYSYPVVEVKPEKRDIASIKKYQNPDLGRGTPSQPMVPPVPTTRRLPKKDKNKRTIKARCKHCQDMFTYDKNSRGSCEYAPDCVRSAIDTLTCITCAQCMLYHCMSDAEGEFAHHPCECGGPGGTADESCGRRWLGLTLLSLLVPCLWCYLPLRACHQGAVACGLCGGRHEAS is encoded by the exons CGGCAACTATTTGGTTCGAGTGCGTGCTCAGGTGATGATGCGTGATGACAGCACAGGTCTTTGGGTGCCCATGGGTGGGGGCGGCCTCTCCAACGTGTCTGTCAGGAAGCGCGTCATCCAGCCCGACCTTGATGACTCCAAGCATGAATATCTCATCTACGGGAAGAGAATATCAGATCAGACT GTAGTACTCAGTTGTACAATAAAGAAGGACTTTGAGTACTACAAAGTGATGCCTACCTTTCACCACTGGAAGACTGGGGACATGAAGTTTGGACTAACATTTCAGACAGCAGCCGATGCAAGAGCTTTTGACAATGGCGTCTGCATGGCTTTCGATGACTTGGTTGAGG AAAAAGTATTTGTG ACGGTCCACCTTCCTCCAGTGGAAAGAGAAGGCCCACGGTCGTCATCGGGGTCggtcaccaccagcagcagccgtCACACACCCACCGTAACTCCCATCCAGACCCCAGACCACCCCTCCCACCcctctcactaccaccaccaccaccatcaccaccaccaccaccactatccaccaccaccaccaccaggaggaggaagtggggtgGGGGGGGTTGTGTCAGTGGGAGGAGTTGGCATTTCCACAACAAACACGTCTTCTACCCCTCCTAACCTACCCGCCACAACGACTGGGATGACTCAACCGTatccacactcacacccacaccccaaccaccaccatgatTACTTGCACCACATCACCTTTCTGCCGAGACCCAAGCCTCCCTTGCCTCCCAATATCAAGCCCCCAGACAAGCCAATAGAACCAGAATATGATCACAAGCCTGAAAACCCTCTTGATCTCCCTCCAGACCAAGACAAAACGAATGTTACTGTAGACCCTTCTTCTTATGTCCAATTCGAAGAAAACCCTCGCCACCACTACAGCTATCCAGTGGTGGAAGTAAAGCCAGAGAAGAGGGACATTGCATCTATCAAGAAATATCAGAATCCAGACCTTGGTAGGGGAACTCCTTCACAACCTATGGTCCCACCTGTTCCTACAACCAGAAGACTACCaaaaaaggataagaacaaAAGGACCATAAAGGCCCGTTGCAAGCATTGCCAAGATATGTTTACCTATGACAAAAATTCACGAGGCAGTTGCGAATATGCCCCAGATTGTGTGCGTTCAGCCATCGACACGCTTACTTGCATCACTTGTGCACAGTGTATGTTGTACCACTGCATGAGTGATGCAGAAGGAGAGTTTGCACACCATCCATGTGAGTGTGGGGGACCTGGAGGCACAGCAGATGAGTCATGTGGGCGGAGGTGGCTGGGATTGACCCTGTTATCCTTGTTGGTGCCATGCTTGTGGTGCTATCTTCCACTACGAGCATGTCACCAGGGTGCTGTTGCTTGCGGCCTGTGTGGTGGAAGACATGAGGCCTCCTGA
- the LOC123507265 gene encoding sprouty-related, EVH1 domain-containing protein 2-like isoform X4 has product MVRWSRLSSSASGNYLVRVRAQVMMRDDSTGLWVPMGGGGLSNVSVRKRVIQPDLDDSKHEYLIYGKRISDQTVVLSCTIKKDFEYYKVMPTFHHWKTGDMKFGLTFQTAADARAFDNGVCMAFDDLVEGLNDLPSYRHGLDVEKVFVTVHLPPVEREGPRSSSGSVTTSSSRHTPTVTPIQTPDHPSHPSHYHHHHHHHHHHHYPPPPPPGGGSGVGGVVSVGGVGISTTNTSSTPPNLPATTTGMTQPYPHSHPHPNHHHDYLHHITFLPRPKPPLPPNIKPPDKPIEPEYDHKPENPLDLPPDQDKTNVTVDPSSYVQFEENPRHHYSYPVVEVKPEKRDIASIKKYQNPDLGRGTPSQPMVPPVPTTRRLPKKDKNKRTIKARCKHCQDMFTYDKNSRGSCEYAPDCVRSAIDTLTCITCAQCMLYHCMSDAEGEFAHHPCECGGPGGTADESCGRRWLGLTLLSLLVPCLWCYLPLRACHQGAVACGLCGGRHEAS; this is encoded by the exons CGGCAACTATTTGGTTCGAGTGCGTGCTCAGGTGATGATGCGTGATGACAGCACAGGTCTTTGGGTGCCCATGGGTGGGGGCGGCCTCTCCAACGTGTCTGTCAGGAAGCGCGTCATCCAGCCCGACCTTGATGACTCCAAGCATGAATATCTCATCTACGGGAAGAGAATATCAGATCAGACT GTAGTACTCAGTTGTACAATAAAGAAGGACTTTGAGTACTACAAAGTGATGCCTACCTTTCACCACTGGAAGACTGGGGACATGAAGTTTGGACTAACATTTCAGACAGCAGCCGATGCAAGAGCTTTTGACAATGGCGTCTGCATGGCTTTCGATGACTTGGTTGAGG GTCTCAATGACTTGCCATCGTACCGCCATGGCCTCGATGTAGAAAAAGTATTTGTG ACGGTCCACCTTCCTCCAGTGGAAAGAGAAGGCCCACGGTCGTCATCGGGGTCggtcaccaccagcagcagccgtCACACACCCACCGTAACTCCCATCCAGACCCCAGACCACCCCTCCCACCcctctcactaccaccaccaccaccatcaccaccaccaccaccactatccaccaccaccaccaccaggaggaggaagtggggtgGGGGGGGTTGTGTCAGTGGGAGGAGTTGGCATTTCCACAACAAACACGTCTTCTACCCCTCCTAACCTACCCGCCACAACGACTGGGATGACTCAACCGTatccacactcacacccacaccccaaccaccaccatgatTACTTGCACCACATCACCTTTCTGCCGAGACCCAAGCCTCCCTTGCCTCCCAATATCAAGCCCCCAGACAAGCCAATAGAACCAGAATATGATCACAAGCCTGAAAACCCTCTTGATCTCCCTCCAGACCAAGACAAAACGAATGTTACTGTAGACCCTTCTTCTTATGTCCAATTCGAAGAAAACCCTCGCCACCACTACAGCTATCCAGTGGTGGAAGTAAAGCCAGAGAAGAGGGACATTGCATCTATCAAGAAATATCAGAATCCAGACCTTGGTAGGGGAACTCCTTCACAACCTATGGTCCCACCTGTTCCTACAACCAGAAGACTACCaaaaaaggataagaacaaAAGGACCATAAAGGCCCGTTGCAAGCATTGCCAAGATATGTTTACCTATGACAAAAATTCACGAGGCAGTTGCGAATATGCCCCAGATTGTGTGCGTTCAGCCATCGACACGCTTACTTGCATCACTTGTGCACAGTGTATGTTGTACCACTGCATGAGTGATGCAGAAGGAGAGTTTGCACACCATCCATGTGAGTGTGGGGGACCTGGAGGCACAGCAGATGAGTCATGTGGGCGGAGGTGGCTGGGATTGACCCTGTTATCCTTGTTGGTGCCATGCTTGTGGTGCTATCTTCCACTACGAGCATGTCACCAGGGTGCTGTTGCTTGCGGCCTGTGTGGTGGAAGACATGAGGCCTCCTGA
- the LOC123507265 gene encoding sprouty-related, EVH1 domain-containing protein 1-like isoform X6 produces MTEGNDDGNYLVRVRAQVMMRDDSTGLWVPMGGGGLSNVSVRKRVIQPDLDDSKHEYLIYGKRISDQTVVLSCTIKKDFEYYKVMPTFHHWKTGDMKFGLTFQTAADARAFDNGVCMAFDDLVEGLNDLPSYRHGLDVEKVFVTVHLPPVEREGPRSSSGSVTTSSSRHTPTVTPIQTPDHPSHPSHYHHHHHHHHHHHYPPPPPPGGGSGVGGVVSVGGVGISTTNTSSTPPNLPATTTGMTQPYPHSHPHPNHHHDYLHHITFLPRPKPPLPPNIKPPDKPIEPEYDHKPENPLDLPPDQDKTNVTVDPSSYVQFEENPRHHYSYPVVEVKPEKRDIASIKKYQNPDLGRGTPSQPMVPPVPTTRRLPKKDKNKRTIKARCKHCQDMFTYDKNSRGSCEYAPDCVRSAIDTLTCITCAQCMLYHCMSDAEGEFAHHPCECGGPGGTADESCGRRWLGLTLLSLLVPCLWCYLPLRACHQGAVACGLCGGRHEAS; encoded by the exons CGGCAACTATTTGGTTCGAGTGCGTGCTCAGGTGATGATGCGTGATGACAGCACAGGTCTTTGGGTGCCCATGGGTGGGGGCGGCCTCTCCAACGTGTCTGTCAGGAAGCGCGTCATCCAGCCCGACCTTGATGACTCCAAGCATGAATATCTCATCTACGGGAAGAGAATATCAGATCAGACT GTAGTACTCAGTTGTACAATAAAGAAGGACTTTGAGTACTACAAAGTGATGCCTACCTTTCACCACTGGAAGACTGGGGACATGAAGTTTGGACTAACATTTCAGACAGCAGCCGATGCAAGAGCTTTTGACAATGGCGTCTGCATGGCTTTCGATGACTTGGTTGAGG GTCTCAATGACTTGCCATCGTACCGCCATGGCCTCGATGTAGAAAAAGTATTTGTG ACGGTCCACCTTCCTCCAGTGGAAAGAGAAGGCCCACGGTCGTCATCGGGGTCggtcaccaccagcagcagccgtCACACACCCACCGTAACTCCCATCCAGACCCCAGACCACCCCTCCCACCcctctcactaccaccaccaccaccatcaccaccaccaccaccactatccaccaccaccaccaccaggaggaggaagtggggtgGGGGGGGTTGTGTCAGTGGGAGGAGTTGGCATTTCCACAACAAACACGTCTTCTACCCCTCCTAACCTACCCGCCACAACGACTGGGATGACTCAACCGTatccacactcacacccacaccccaaccaccaccatgatTACTTGCACCACATCACCTTTCTGCCGAGACCCAAGCCTCCCTTGCCTCCCAATATCAAGCCCCCAGACAAGCCAATAGAACCAGAATATGATCACAAGCCTGAAAACCCTCTTGATCTCCCTCCAGACCAAGACAAAACGAATGTTACTGTAGACCCTTCTTCTTATGTCCAATTCGAAGAAAACCCTCGCCACCACTACAGCTATCCAGTGGTGGAAGTAAAGCCAGAGAAGAGGGACATTGCATCTATCAAGAAATATCAGAATCCAGACCTTGGTAGGGGAACTCCTTCACAACCTATGGTCCCACCTGTTCCTACAACCAGAAGACTACCaaaaaaggataagaacaaAAGGACCATAAAGGCCCGTTGCAAGCATTGCCAAGATATGTTTACCTATGACAAAAATTCACGAGGCAGTTGCGAATATGCCCCAGATTGTGTGCGTTCAGCCATCGACACGCTTACTTGCATCACTTGTGCACAGTGTATGTTGTACCACTGCATGAGTGATGCAGAAGGAGAGTTTGCACACCATCCATGTGAGTGTGGGGGACCTGGAGGCACAGCAGATGAGTCATGTGGGCGGAGGTGGCTGGGATTGACCCTGTTATCCTTGTTGGTGCCATGCTTGTGGTGCTATCTTCCACTACGAGCATGTCACCAGGGTGCTGTTGCTTGCGGCCTGTGTGGTGGAAGACATGAGGCCTCCTGA